One Streptococcus gallolyticus subsp. gallolyticus DSM 16831 DNA window includes the following coding sequences:
- the greA gene encoding transcription elongation factor GreA, translating to MAEKTYPMTLAEKEQLEQELEELKLVRRPEVVERIKIARSYGDLSENSEYDAAKDEQAFVEGQIQILETKIRYAEIIDSDAVAKDEVAIGKTVTVEEVGTTDKDVYHIVGAAGADIFSGRISNESPIAQALIGKKTGDIVTIESPAGSYDVKIVSVEKTA from the coding sequence ATGGCAGAAAAAACTTATCCAATGACCCTTGCTGAAAAAGAACAACTCGAACAAGAATTAGAAGAATTAAAATTAGTTCGTCGTCCAGAAGTTGTTGAACGTATTAAAATCGCACGTTCATATGGTGACCTTTCTGAAAACTCAGAATACGATGCTGCTAAAGACGAACAAGCTTTCGTTGAAGGACAAATCCAAATCTTAGAAACTAAAATTCGCTATGCTGAAATCATTGACAGCGATGCTGTTGCCAAAGATGAAGTAGCGATTGGTAAAACTGTTACTGTTGAAGAGGTTGGTACAACTGATAAAGACGTTTACCATATCGTTGGTGCAGCTGGTGCTGATATTTTCTCAGGACGTATTTCTAATGAAAGCCCAATTGCGCAGGCTTTAATCGGTAAAAAAACAGGCGACATCGTTACTATCGAATCACCTGCAGGAAGCTACGACGTTAAAATCGTTAGTGTTGAAAAAACAGCTTAA
- a CDS encoding Bax inhibitor-1/YccA family protein, with protein sequence MNHNDVIYTQTDSALNRFFAKIYGLVGVGIGLSALVSFLMLYVFTDNMVNIIVYHPFVYYGAIFLELALVFLASNAARKNTPAALPLFLFYSALNGFTLSFVIVAYTQTTVVQAFVSSALVFGVMAIIGTFVKRDLSGMAKALMAALIGIIIASLVNMFIGSGTMSYIISIISVLIFSGLIAYDNQMIKRVYESTGGNVGDGWAISMALSLYLDFINLFLSLLRIFGSDD encoded by the coding sequence ATGAATCATAACGATGTTATTTACACACAGACAGATAGTGCACTGAATCGTTTCTTTGCTAAGATTTACGGTTTGGTCGGCGTTGGAATCGGGTTATCAGCTTTGGTATCATTTTTGATGCTATATGTGTTTACTGATAATATGGTTAATATTATTGTTTACCATCCATTTGTTTATTACGGTGCTATCTTTTTAGAGCTTGCTTTGGTTTTCTTAGCTAGTAATGCTGCTCGTAAAAATACGCCTGCTGCGTTGCCGTTATTTCTATTTTATTCGGCATTAAATGGCTTTACGCTTAGTTTTGTTATTGTGGCATACACGCAAACAACGGTTGTTCAAGCCTTTGTTTCATCAGCTTTAGTCTTTGGTGTTATGGCTATTATCGGAACTTTTGTTAAAAGAGATTTGTCTGGAATGGCTAAGGCACTTATGGCAGCATTGATTGGTATCATTATTGCTAGCTTGGTCAATATGTTTATTGGTTCAGGCACAATGAGTTATATCATTAGTATCATTTCAGTTTTGATTTTCTCTGGTTTGATTGCTTATGATAATCAAATGATTAAACGTGTTTATGAGAGCACTGGTGGTAATGTTGGTGACGGCTGGGCAATTTCAATGGCATTAAGTCTTTACCTTGATTTTATTAACTTGTTCTTGAGTTTGCTTCGTATTTTTGGAAGTGACGATTAA
- a CDS encoding acylphosphatase: protein MKKVRLIVSGRVQGVGFRYSTYALALELGDIYGRVWNNDDGTVEILAQSEDSAKIAKFIQEIRKGPSQWSKVTYVDVKIANFEDFTDFRIAN, encoded by the coding sequence ATGAAAAAAGTACGCTTAATTGTCTCAGGGCGTGTTCAAGGTGTCGGATTCCGTTACTCAACTTATGCCCTAGCCCTTGAACTCGGGGATATTTATGGTCGCGTTTGGAATAATGACGATGGCACCGTAGAAATTCTCGCTCAATCCGAGGACTCAGCTAAAATAGCTAAATTCATCCAAGAAATTCGCAAAGGTCCTTCACAATGGTCAAAGGTTACCTATGTTGATGTTAAAATTGCTAATTTCGAAGATTTCACTGATTTTCGCATTGCCAACTAA
- a CDS encoding diaminopimelate decarboxylase: MKTPFISAEELQKITDEFPTPFHLYDEKGIREKARALNKAFAWNKGFKEYFAVKATPTPAILKILQEENCGVDCATEVELLMSHKLGFTDIMFSSNDTPAREFRYAKEIGATINLDAYEHIAFLKEVAGLPETVSLRYNPGGVFALGTDIMDNPEESKFGMTKAQLIQGFKDLKAEGVKNFGIHSFLASNTVTNDYYPELARQLFELAVEVKEKTGVAVSFINLSGGVGVNYRPEQEPNDIAVIGKGVHRVFDEVLIPAGLGDVKIFTELGRFMLAPHGLLVTKVRHRKQTYRTYIGVDASAVNLMRPAMYDAYHHITNVSNPNGKLEVVDVVGSLCENNDKFAKQRELPEARVGDTLVIHDTGAHGFSMGYQYNGRLRSAEILYQEDGSARLIRRAETPEDYFATIKGFDFDN; the protein is encoded by the coding sequence ATGAAAACACCTTTTATTTCAGCTGAAGAGCTCCAAAAAATTACTGATGAATTTCCAACGCCATTTCACCTTTATGATGAAAAGGGTATTCGTGAAAAAGCTCGCGCCTTAAACAAAGCTTTTGCTTGGAATAAGGGGTTCAAGGAGTATTTTGCGGTTAAGGCAACACCGACACCTGCGATTTTGAAGATTCTTCAAGAGGAAAATTGTGGTGTGGATTGTGCGACAGAAGTGGAATTATTGATGAGTCACAAGCTTGGTTTTACCGATATTATGTTTTCATCGAACGATACTCCTGCGCGTGAATTTAGATATGCTAAAGAAATCGGAGCAACGATTAATCTTGATGCTTATGAGCATATTGCTTTCTTGAAAGAAGTGGCTGGACTTCCTGAAACCGTTTCGCTTCGTTACAATCCAGGAGGTGTTTTTGCTCTTGGAACAGATATTATGGATAACCCCGAAGAATCTAAATTTGGGATGACTAAAGCCCAATTGATTCAAGGGTTCAAAGATTTGAAGGCAGAAGGCGTCAAAAACTTTGGTATTCATTCATTTCTTGCTTCAAATACAGTCACAAATGATTACTATCCTGAATTGGCGCGTCAATTATTTGAATTGGCAGTTGAGGTTAAAGAAAAAACAGGTGTGGCTGTCAGCTTTATCAATTTGTCTGGTGGTGTTGGGGTCAACTATCGTCCCGAACAAGAACCAAATGACATTGCTGTGATTGGTAAAGGCGTTCACCGTGTCTTTGATGAGGTATTGATTCCAGCTGGACTTGGTGATGTCAAAATCTTCACCGAACTTGGTCGCTTTATGTTGGCACCGCATGGTTTACTTGTAACCAAAGTTCGTCATCGTAAACAAACTTATCGAACTTATATTGGGGTTGATGCGTCAGCGGTTAACCTGATGCGCCCTGCCATGTATGATGCTTATCATCATATCACTAACGTGTCTAATCCTAATGGCAAACTTGAAGTGGTTGACGTTGTCGGCTCACTTTGTGAAAACAATGATAAATTTGCGAAACAGCGTGAACTGCCAGAAGCGCGTGTTGGTGATACGCTTGTGATTCATGATACTGGTGCGCATGGTTTTTCAATGGGGTATCAGTACAATGGTCGCCTACGCTCGGCTGAAATCCTTTATCAAGAAGACGGTAGTGCTCGCTTAATCCGCCGTGCAGAAACACCAGAAGATTACTTCGCAACTATCAAAGGATTTGATTTTGATAACTAA
- a CDS encoding GNAT family N-acetyltransferase, translated as MMIRNVCLEDLQDIIDIERENFSAEEAASLKDMKERILTIPDTFLVAEIDGKICGYVEGPAIFQRYLTDDLFHQVVSNPANGGFIAVTSLSVAPDFKGQGIGMALLATMKDLAIAQKRIGITLTCHENLISYYERNGFSDEGESESTHGGSSWYNMVWESPMIE; from the coding sequence ATGATGATAAGGAATGTATGTCTTGAGGATTTGCAAGATATTATAGATATTGAACGCGAGAATTTCTCTGCAGAAGAAGCAGCAAGCCTAAAAGATATGAAGGAACGCATTCTGACTATTCCAGATACTTTTTTAGTAGCTGAGATTGACGGAAAGATTTGTGGCTATGTTGAAGGACCTGCCATTTTTCAACGCTATTTAACAGATGATTTATTCCATCAGGTTGTTTCAAATCCAGCTAACGGCGGATTTATCGCAGTCACAAGCCTTTCGGTAGCTCCAGATTTTAAAGGACAAGGCATTGGAATGGCTTTACTAGCGACAATGAAAGATTTAGCAATTGCCCAAAAACGGATAGGGATTACACTTACTTGTCATGAAAATTTAATTTCTTACTATGAAAGAAATGGTTTCAGTGATGAAGGTGAATCAGAATCTACCCATGGTGGCTCTAGTTGGTATAACATGGTTTGGGAATCACCAATGATTGAGTGA
- the racE gene encoding glutamate racemase, giving the protein MDNRPIGFLDSGVGGLTVVRELMRQLPHEEIVYIGDSARAPYGPRPAEQIREYTWELVNFLLTQNVKMIVFACNTATAVAWEEVKEKLDIPVLGVILPGSSAAIKSTRNGKIGVIGTPMTIKSGIYHQKIKSLAPQMNVTSLSCPKFAPLVESNEMTSSVAKKVVYETLAPLVGKVDTLVLGCTHYPLLRPIIQNVMGPNVKLIDSGAECIRDVSVLLNYFEINRSRTQDDVTHAFYTTASSQSFKEIAVNWLAKDIDVQHVDLKKLNK; this is encoded by the coding sequence ATGGATAATAGACCAATTGGTTTTTTAGATTCTGGAGTTGGTGGATTAACAGTTGTACGTGAGTTAATGCGTCAGCTGCCACATGAAGAAATTGTATATATTGGAGATTCGGCTAGAGCGCCGTACGGTCCTAGACCTGCTGAACAGATTCGCGAATACACTTGGGAATTGGTTAATTTTCTCTTGACACAAAATGTTAAGATGATTGTATTTGCTTGCAATACCGCAACAGCAGTCGCTTGGGAAGAAGTTAAGGAAAAACTGGATATTCCTGTTTTGGGAGTTATTTTGCCAGGTTCTAGCGCAGCCATTAAATCAACTCGTAATGGAAAAATCGGTGTGATTGGAACGCCGATGACAATCAAGTCGGGTATTTATCATCAAAAAATAAAATCATTGGCACCGCAAATGAACGTTACAAGCCTCTCTTGTCCTAAATTTGCTCCTCTTGTAGAATCTAACGAAATGACATCAAGTGTTGCTAAAAAAGTTGTTTATGAAACGTTAGCACCGCTTGTTGGTAAAGTCGATACATTAGTGCTCGGATGTACACACTATCCTTTGCTTCGTCCGATTATTCAAAACGTAATGGGACCGAATGTCAAACTTATTGATAGTGGGGCTGAATGTATTCGTGATGTATCGGTTTTGTTAAATTACTTTGAAATTAATCGCAGTCGTACACAAGATGACGTGACTCATGCGTTTTACACAACAGCAAGTAGCCAGAGTTTCAAAGAAATTGCTGTGAATTGGCTCGCTAAAGATATTGATGTGCAACACGTTGATTTGAAAAAGCTGAACAAATAG
- the mltG gene encoding endolytic transglycosylase MltG — translation MTEFNDDKPKTQKEKSFKEQILAELEEANRLRKQHDLELQQKEKEAEEFARKTAELMAEYEAEERKERQEAEIREEKRRLEEKAQTALAENQIETTVDDKEINDVLRNINQTFNPNGSDSEDNAENEQESYLVRATDGVGFAGIPDIPDDITSDDSQIADSDMQAEENVQAEESAANSSAETNTDLEKNVGTKRKRKRQKTDSLARRIALFLITAIIIALLATGFFVYRYVDSAVGALDSTSTEYVTVEIPEGSGNKYIGQILEKAGVIKSATVFNYYTKFKNYSNFQSGYYNLQASMDLEEICKLLKQGGTAEPEEPSLGKILVTEGYTIKQISEAVTKNTADDDSSTPFTADDFLSVVQDESFISKMVEKYPKLLANLPSADEATYQLEGYLFPATYSYYEDTTMEDLVEQMISTMDSYMSSYYDTISEKGMTVNEVLTLASLVEKEGSTDDDRRNIASVFYNRLNANMALQSNIAILYAMGKLGEETTLSADASIDTSIDSPYNVYTNTGLMPGPVDSPSLSAIEATVNPASTDYYYFVADVNTGTVYYAETYEDHEANVEKYVNSQLDE, via the coding sequence TTGACCGAATTTAACGACGATAAGCCAAAAACTCAAAAAGAAAAAAGTTTCAAGGAGCAAATTTTAGCTGAGCTAGAAGAAGCCAACCGTTTGCGTAAGCAACACGATTTAGAACTTCAGCAGAAAGAAAAAGAAGCAGAAGAATTTGCGCGTAAGACAGCAGAATTGATGGCAGAATACGAAGCCGAGGAGCGAAAAGAGCGCCAAGAGGCGGAAATTCGTGAAGAAAAGCGTCGCCTTGAAGAAAAAGCTCAAACAGCTCTTGCTGAAAACCAAATTGAAACGACGGTAGATGACAAAGAGATTAATGATGTTTTGAGAAATATTAATCAAACTTTCAATCCCAACGGTTCAGATTCAGAGGATAATGCTGAAAACGAACAAGAAAGTTATCTTGTCCGAGCAACAGATGGTGTCGGCTTTGCTGGTATTCCAGATATTCCTGACGACATTACAAGCGATGATTCTCAAATTGCTGATTCTGATATGCAAGCTGAAGAAAATGTTCAGGCTGAAGAAAGCGCTGCGAATAGCTCAGCAGAGACTAATACAGACTTGGAGAAAAACGTGGGAACAAAACGCAAAAGAAAACGCCAAAAAACAGATAGTTTGGCACGACGCATTGCCTTGTTCTTGATAACAGCTATTATTATTGCTTTGTTAGCAACTGGATTTTTTGTTTATCGCTATGTTGATAGCGCTGTCGGAGCACTTGATAGCACATCAACAGAGTACGTTACCGTTGAAATTCCAGAAGGTTCGGGGAACAAATATATCGGACAAATTCTAGAAAAAGCTGGCGTTATCAAGAGCGCAACGGTCTTTAATTACTATACAAAGTTCAAAAATTATAGTAATTTCCAAAGTGGCTACTATAATCTACAAGCTAGTATGGATTTAGAGGAAATCTGTAAGCTCCTTAAACAAGGTGGAACAGCAGAGCCAGAAGAACCTTCTCTAGGAAAAATTCTGGTGACAGAAGGTTATACCATTAAACAAATTTCAGAAGCTGTTACGAAAAATACAGCGGATGATGATTCATCAACACCTTTCACAGCAGATGACTTTTTGTCAGTTGTTCAAGATGAATCATTCATTTCAAAAATGGTTGAAAAATATCCGAAATTATTAGCGAATTTACCAAGTGCAGATGAAGCGACGTATCAATTAGAAGGTTACCTTTTCCCAGCTACTTATAGCTACTATGAAGATACAACCATGGAAGACTTGGTTGAGCAAATGATTTCAACAATGGATTCGTACATGTCCAGTTACTATGATACGATTTCTGAAAAAGGCATGACTGTCAATGAAGTGCTTACGCTAGCCTCATTGGTTGAAAAAGAAGGTTCAACAGATGATGACCGTCGCAATATTGCAAGTGTCTTTTACAACCGTTTAAATGCTAACATGGCTCTTCAAAGTAATATTGCTATTTTGTACGCTATGGGCAAACTTGGTGAAGAAACGACATTATCAGCGGATGCAAGTATTGACACATCCATTGATTCACCGTATAATGTTTATACCAATACTGGTTTGATGCCTGGTCCAGTTGATAGTCCAAGCTTATCAGCTATTGAGGCGACTGTTAATCCAGCTTCAACAGATTACTACTATTTTGTAGCTGATGTGAACACAGGAACTGTTTATTACGCAGAAACCTACGAAGATCACGAAGCAAATGTTGAAAAATACGTTAATAGTCAATTAGATGAATAA
- a CDS encoding YneF family protein yields MTTFLWILLVLVALLGGLVGGVFIARKQFEKEIGEHPRLTPDAIREMMSQMGQKPSEAKIQQTYRNIIKQSKAAAAKAKK; encoded by the coding sequence ATGACAACATTTCTTTGGATTTTGTTAGTTTTGGTTGCCCTTCTTGGTGGCCTTGTTGGCGGCGTTTTTATTGCTCGTAAACAGTTTGAAAAGGAAATTGGTGAACACCCACGTTTGACGCCTGATGCGATCCGTGAAATGATGAGCCAAATGGGTCAAAAACCTAGCGAAGCTAAGATTCAACAAACTTATCGTAACATTATCAAACAATCAAAAGCAGCTGCAGCAAAAGCTAAAAAATAA
- the murC gene encoding UDP-N-acetylmuramate--L-alanine ligase: MSKTYHFIGIKGSGMSALALMLHQMGHKVQGSDVSKYYFTQRGLEQAGIKILPFSEDNITSDVELIAGNAFREDNNVEIAYAVNNGFKFKRYHEFLGDFMRQFTSFGVAGAHGKTSTTGLLSHVLKNITDTSYLIGDGTGRGSANSNYFVFESDEYQRHFMPYHPEYSIITNIDFDHPDYFKSIDDVFDAFNDYAKQVQKALFLYGDDAYLRKITSDADIYYYGFKDTDDFVAYDIVRTTNGSAFKVKHGDEELGSFHLPAFGRHNILNATAVVANLYIAGIDMELVAEHMKTFAGVKRRFTEKVINNTTIIDDFAHHPTEIIATLDAARQKYPSKEIVAIFQPHTFTRTIALLDEFADALNQADSVYLAPIYGSAREVDHGDVKVEDLASKIQKSAKVISLENVSPLLDHDNAVYVFMGAGDIQMYERSFEELLANLANNTQ; encoded by the coding sequence ATGTCTAAAACCTATCATTTTATCGGAATTAAAGGGTCTGGTATGAGTGCCCTTGCCTTAATGTTGCACCAAATGGGACATAAGGTTCAAGGGAGTGACGTTAGTAAATATTACTTTACACAACGTGGTTTAGAACAAGCAGGCATTAAAATCTTGCCATTTTCTGAAGACAATATCACATCAGACGTTGAATTAATTGCCGGTAATGCTTTCCGTGAAGATAATAATGTTGAAATTGCCTATGCCGTTAATAATGGCTTTAAATTCAAAAGATATCACGAATTCCTAGGTGATTTCATGCGCCAATTCACAAGTTTTGGTGTTGCAGGTGCACACGGAAAAACATCAACAACAGGTTTATTGTCACATGTATTAAAAAATATTACAGATACCTCTTATTTGATTGGTGATGGTACTGGTCGTGGGTCTGCTAACAGCAACTATTTTGTTTTTGAGTCTGATGAATACCAACGTCATTTCATGCCTTATCACCCAGAATATTCTATTATTACAAATATTGACTTTGACCACCCTGATTATTTCAAGAGCATTGACGATGTTTTTGATGCCTTTAATGATTATGCAAAACAAGTTCAAAAAGCTTTGTTCTTGTATGGTGATGATGCTTATCTTCGTAAAATCACGTCAGACGCTGACATTTACTACTATGGATTCAAAGATACAGATGACTTTGTTGCCTACGATATTGTTCGTACAACAAACGGTTCTGCTTTCAAAGTGAAACACGGCGATGAAGAACTTGGTTCATTCCATCTTCCAGCGTTTGGTCGCCACAATATTTTGAATGCGACTGCTGTTGTTGCCAATCTTTATATCGCTGGTATTGATATGGAATTGGTAGCAGAGCATATGAAGACATTTGCAGGGGTTAAACGTCGTTTCACTGAAAAAGTAATTAATAACACGACTATTATCGACGATTTTGCACACCATCCAACTGAAATCATTGCGACACTTGATGCTGCTCGCCAAAAATATCCAAGCAAGGAAATTGTAGCGATTTTCCAACCACACACATTCACACGTACAATTGCCCTTTTGGATGAATTTGCGGATGCTTTAAACCAAGCAGATTCTGTTTACTTGGCACCAATCTATGGTTCAGCACGTGAAGTTGACCACGGTGACGTTAAAGTCGAAGATTTGGCTAGTAAAATCCAAAAATCAGCTAAGGTGATTAGTCTTGAAAATGTATCACCATTACTTGACCATGATAATGCTGTTTATGTTTTCATGGGGGCTGGTGATATCCAAATGTATGAACGTTCTTTTGAAGAATTGTTAGCAAACTTGGCTAATAATACGCAATAA
- a CDS encoding TrmH family RNA methyltransferase has protein sequence MTIITSKSNNLIKKTKKLLKKKYRDHSYLIEGWHLFEEAEKAGAEFLNIFVLEDYADRVSHFSMVTYVTPEVLKELTDSKTPQGIIAELAMPSLPLADLKAGRYLVLEDVQDPGNVGTMIRTADAAGLDGVLISEKSADIYNQKTLRSMQGSHFHLPIWRTDVYEACQKLQNLDVSLIATTLSKESVDYKTVEHNGNFALVMGNEGNGISELMTKQADILAHIIMPGQAESLNVAVATGIVLFQLI, from the coding sequence ATGACTATTATAACCTCAAAATCGAATAATCTCATTAAAAAGACTAAAAAATTATTGAAAAAAAAGTATCGTGACCATTCTTATCTAATTGAAGGTTGGCATCTTTTTGAAGAAGCGGAAAAAGCAGGGGCAGAATTTTTAAATATTTTTGTTCTTGAGGACTATGCTGACCGCGTCAGCCATTTTTCAATGGTAACGTATGTAACGCCTGAGGTTTTAAAAGAATTAACGGATTCTAAGACACCGCAGGGGATCATTGCTGAACTTGCTATGCCGAGTTTGCCTTTAGCGGATTTAAAAGCAGGGCGATATTTGGTACTGGAAGATGTTCAAGACCCAGGGAATGTGGGAACAATGATTCGTACGGCAGATGCTGCTGGTTTGGACGGTGTTTTGATTTCGGAAAAATCAGCTGATATTTACAATCAAAAAACGCTACGTTCCATGCAGGGAAGCCATTTCCATTTACCGATTTGGCGTACTGATGTGTATGAGGCTTGTCAGAAGCTACAAAATCTTGATGTATCGCTGATTGCCACAACGCTTTCTAAAGAGTCTGTGGACTACAAGACCGTTGAGCACAATGGAAATTTTGCGCTTGTCATGGGAAATGAAGGAAATGGTATTTCAGAGTTAATGACAAAGCAAGCTGATATTTTGGCACATATTATCATGCCTGGGCAAGCAGAAAGTTTAAATGTTGCTGTGGCGACAGGAATTGTCCTTTTTCAGTTGATTTAA
- the yidC gene encoding membrane protein insertase YidC, translated as MKKKLNRVLFSGLSLSLLFLLTGCVSRDSSGNPTGTIWHILGEPMAKLIQYFANNVGLGFGLAIILVTIIVRCIILPLGLYQSWKASYQSEKMAYLKPIFEPINERMRNATTQEEKLAAQTELMAAQKENGINMLGGMGCLPLLVQMPFFSAMYFAAQYTQGVSESTFLGIDLGTRSIPLTAVIAVLYFFQSWLSMQGVAEEQRAAMKGTMYVMPLMMVFFGMSMPASVLLYWLVGGFFSIIQQLITMFIIKPRLRKKIAVEFEKNPPKTYKSKARKDVTPAANNAQLSNKPKKSNRNAGKQRKRK; from the coding sequence TTGAAAAAGAAACTAAATCGTGTCCTCTTTTCAGGACTCAGCTTATCATTATTGTTCTTACTAACTGGTTGTGTCAGTCGTGATTCAAGTGGTAATCCTACTGGTACTATCTGGCACATTCTTGGTGAACCAATGGCAAAACTTATCCAATATTTTGCTAATAATGTTGGACTTGGCTTTGGTTTAGCCATTATCTTAGTAACTATTATTGTTCGTTGTATTATTCTACCGCTCGGACTTTACCAATCTTGGAAAGCAAGCTATCAATCTGAAAAGATGGCTTACCTTAAACCAATCTTTGAACCAATCAATGAGCGTATGCGTAATGCAACAACACAAGAAGAAAAATTAGCTGCGCAAACAGAATTGATGGCTGCCCAAAAAGAAAATGGCATCAATATGCTTGGTGGTATGGGATGTCTCCCACTTCTCGTCCAAATGCCATTCTTCTCAGCAATGTATTTCGCTGCGCAATACACACAAGGTGTCTCTGAAAGTACTTTCTTAGGAATCGACCTTGGTACACGTAGTATCCCTCTGACAGCTGTTATCGCCGTCTTGTACTTCTTCCAATCATGGTTGTCTATGCAAGGTGTTGCTGAAGAACAACGTGCTGCTATGAAAGGTACGATGTACGTTATGCCACTTATGATGGTATTCTTCGGTATGAGCATGCCAGCAAGTGTTCTCCTTTATTGGTTAGTCGGTGGTTTCTTCTCAATTATCCAACAATTGATTACTATGTTCATCATTAAACCAAGACTTCGTAAGAAAATTGCTGTTGAATTTGAAAAAAATCCACCAAAAACTTACAAGTCAAAAGCTCGTAAAGACGTAACGCCAGCTGCTAACAACGCACAACTTAGCAACAAACCTAAGAAAAGCAACCGCAACGCCGGTAAACAACGTAAACGTAAATAA
- a CDS encoding HD domain-containing protein, which yields MEAYKKDKEFMELVGHLIQHPRFQKLNNIPQHHYSTRMEHSINVAYTSYKIAKKFGWDEKSTARGGLLHDFFYYDWRETKFNKGHAWVHPRIAVRNARKLTTLNKREEDIILKHMWGATIAPPRYKEGYIVTMVDKYWAVKEAITPFRNRFNKRRRYSRKILPSNHR from the coding sequence ATGGAAGCATATAAAAAAGATAAAGAATTTATGGAGCTTGTTGGTCATCTTATCCAACACCCTCGTTTTCAAAAATTAAATAATATTCCACAGCATCACTATTCGACGCGTATGGAACATTCTATTAATGTGGCTTATACGAGCTACAAGATTGCCAAAAAATTTGGTTGGGATGAAAAATCCACGGCGCGTGGAGGACTTTTACACGATTTCTTTTATTACGATTGGCGAGAAACGAAATTTAATAAAGGTCATGCTTGGGTACATCCGAGAATTGCTGTGCGCAATGCCAGAAAATTGACTACACTAAATAAACGTGAGGAAGATATTATCTTGAAACATATGTGGGGAGCAACGATTGCTCCGCCGCGTTATAAAGAAGGTTATATCGTGACAATGGTGGATAAATATTGGGCTGTCAAAGAAGCCATTACCCCATTTCGTAATCGTTTTAATAAGAGAAGACGTTACAGTCGTAAAATTTTACCTAGTAATCATCGCTAG